One segment of Daphnia magna isolate NIES linkage group LG2, ASM2063170v1.1, whole genome shotgun sequence DNA contains the following:
- the LOC116917573 gene encoding ras-related protein Rab-23, translated as MREEDLEIAVKVVIVGNGAVGKSSMIQRFCKGVFTRDYKKTIGVDFLERIIEVNCEEVRLMLWDTAGQEEFDAITKAYYRGAQAAVLAFSTVDRVSFDAIRSWKKKVEDECGEIPMVIVQNKIDLVDQAVVDAEEVEMLARELHCRLYRTSVKEDLNVRQVFQYLAEKYLSQLDALDDYCTEPPRSITIDAFVPHSGNGFNGHQDTKVQRFQRWASRLPHIVDRDTIRLQPSNRKNKIIITKNKLKNACSF; from the exons ATGAGGGAGGAGGACCTGGAGATCGCCGTCAAg GTGGTGATTGTGGGCAACGGTGCCGTTGGCAAGTCCAGCATGATCCAGCGCTTCTGCAAAGGCGTCTTCACCAGAGACTACAAAAAGACTATCGGCGTCGATTTCCTCGAACGAATCATCGA AGTCAACTGCGAGGAGGTAAGGCTGATGCTGTGGGATACGGCCGGTCAAGAGGAATTTGACGCCATCACGAAAGCTTATTACCGAGGAGCGCAGGCGGCAGTGCTGGCATTTTCGACCGTCGATCGCGTCTCGTTCGACGCCATTCGGTCGTGGAAAAAGAAG GTGGAGGACGAGTGCGGTGAGATCCCTATGGTGATTGTTCAGAACAAAATCGATCTGGTCGACCAGGCCGTCGTTGATGC cGAAGAAGTGGAAATGTTGGCACGCGAGCTCCATTGTCGCCTGTACCGCACATCAGTCAAAGAGGACCTTAACGTCCGTCAAGTGTTCCAATATTTGGCGGAGAAATATCTCAGTCAGCTGGACGCCCTGGATGATTATTGCACGGAACCACCTCGTTCCATTACCATAG ATGCTTTCGTTCCGCATTCCGGCAACGGATTCAACGGCCACCAGGATACGAAAGTTCAGCGATTCCAGCGCTGGGCTTCGCGTCTTCCGCACATCGTGGATCGCGATACCATTCGACTGCAACCGTCCAACCGCAAGAACAAGATAATCatcacgaaaaataaattgaagaaTGCCTGCTCTTTCTGA